The following are encoded together in the Bradyrhizobium genosp. L genome:
- a CDS encoding DUF2312 domain-containing protein, which yields MATSAAVQEEPATRFAKDQLKSIIERIERLEEEKKTISDDIRDVYAEAKGNGFDVKALRTIVRLRKQDANERQEQETILETYMQALGML from the coding sequence ATGGCCACGTCCGCCGCCGTCCAGGAAGAGCCCGCAACCCGTTTCGCCAAGGACCAGCTCAAGTCCATCATCGAGCGCATCGAGCGGCTGGAAGAAGAGAAGAAGACGATCTCGGACGATATCCGCGACGTCTACGCGGAGGCCAAAGGCAACGGCTTCGACGTCAAGGCGCTGCGCACCATCGTGCGCCTGCGCAAGCAGGATGCCAATGAGCGCCAGGAGCAGGAAACCATCCTGGAAACCTACATGCAGGCGCTGGGGATGCTCTGA
- a CDS encoding DUF1244 domain-containing protein, whose translation MTIDDKTRTELEAAVFRRLVGHLRERTDVQNIDLMNLAGFCRNCLSNWMKEAADTKGIAVSKDESREAVYGMPYEEWKAKYQGSATPEQLAAMKKAPSGH comes from the coding sequence ATGACCATTGACGACAAAACCAGAACAGAACTCGAGGCCGCGGTGTTCCGGCGCCTGGTCGGCCATTTGCGCGAGAGGACCGACGTGCAGAACATCGACCTGATGAATCTGGCCGGCTTCTGCCGCAACTGCCTGTCCAACTGGATGAAGGAAGCGGCCGACACCAAGGGCATTGCCGTCAGCAAGGACGAGAGCCGCGAGGCGGTCTACGGCATGCCCTATGAGGAGTGGAAGGCGAAGTACCAGGGCAGCGCGACGCCGGAACAACTCGCCGCGATGAAGAAGGCGCCGAGCGGACATTGA
- the pyk gene encoding pyruvate kinase, protein MRRLRRIKILATLGPASSDSAMIRKLFEAGADVFRINMSHTPHDKMRELVKTIRNVESSYGRPIGILVDLQGPKLRLGAFEGGSTQLNNGQTFILDSDKTPGNNSRVLLPHPEILAALRPGHALLLDDGKVRLIAEETSPERAVTRVVIGGKMSDRKGVSLPDTDLPVSAMTPKDRADLEAALPEGIDWVALSFVQRAEDVVEAKKMIRGRAAVMAKIEKPQAIDRLGDIIDASDALMVARGDLGVELPLERVPSLQKQMTRMARRAGKPVVVATQMLESMIQSPVPTRAEVSDVATAVYEGADAIMLSAESAAGKFPVEAVSTMNRIGEEVERDPTYRGVINASRVDPEATVGDAIADAARQIAETLDLSAIICWTSSGSTAFRVARERPKVPVVAITPNIATGRKLSVVWGVHCVVAEDAHDLDDMVNRAGSIAFRDGFAKAGQRVIIVAGVPLRAPGTTNMLRIASVGPNGDAEII, encoded by the coding sequence ATGAGACGACTGCGCCGTATCAAGATTCTCGCAACCCTCGGCCCGGCCTCGTCCGACAGCGCGATGATTCGCAAGTTGTTCGAGGCAGGTGCCGACGTGTTCCGCATCAACATGAGCCACACCCCGCATGACAAGATGCGGGAGCTGGTGAAAACCATCCGCAACGTCGAATCGAGCTACGGCCGGCCGATCGGCATCCTGGTCGATCTGCAGGGGCCGAAGCTCCGGCTCGGCGCCTTCGAGGGCGGCTCGACCCAGCTCAACAACGGCCAGACCTTCATTTTGGATTCCGACAAGACGCCCGGCAACAACAGCCGCGTGCTGCTGCCGCATCCCGAGATTCTCGCAGCGCTGCGGCCCGGCCACGCGCTGCTGCTCGACGATGGCAAGGTGCGGCTGATCGCCGAGGAAACCTCGCCGGAGCGCGCGGTGACGCGGGTCGTGATCGGCGGCAAGATGTCGGACCGCAAGGGCGTCAGCCTGCCCGACACCGACCTGCCCGTCTCGGCAATGACGCCGAAGGACCGCGCCGATCTGGAAGCCGCGCTGCCCGAGGGCATCGACTGGGTCGCGCTGTCCTTCGTGCAGCGCGCCGAGGATGTCGTCGAGGCCAAGAAGATGATCCGCGGCCGCGCCGCCGTGATGGCCAAGATCGAAAAGCCGCAGGCGATCGACCGCCTCGGCGACATCATCGATGCGTCGGACGCACTGATGGTGGCGCGCGGCGATCTCGGTGTCGAGCTGCCGCTGGAGCGGGTGCCGAGCCTGCAGAAGCAGATGACGCGGATGGCCCGCCGCGCCGGCAAGCCGGTGGTGGTCGCAACCCAGATGCTGGAATCGATGATCCAGTCGCCGGTGCCGACCCGCGCCGAGGTCTCAGACGTCGCCACCGCCGTCTATGAGGGCGCCGACGCCATCATGCTTTCGGCGGAGTCCGCCGCCGGCAAATTCCCGGTCGAAGCGGTCTCGACCATGAACCGGATCGGCGAGGAAGTGGAGCGCGACCCGACCTATCGCGGCGTGATCAATGCCTCGCGCGTCGATCCTGAAGCGACCGTGGGCGACGCCATTGCAGACGCGGCGCGGCAGATCGCCGAGACGCTCGATCTCTCGGCGATCATCTGCTGGACCTCGTCGGGCTCGACCGCGTTCCGCGTGGCGCGTGAGCGGCCCAAGGTGCCCGTGGTCGCGATCACGCCCAATATCGCCACCGGCCGCAAGCTGTCGGTGGTGTGGGGCGTGCATTGCGTGGTCGCCGAGGACGCCCACGATCTCGACGACATGGTCAATCGCGCCGGCTCGATCGCGTTCAGGGACGGTTTTGCCAAGGCCGGCCAGCGCGTCATCATCGTCGCCGGCGTGCCGCTGCGCGCGCCCGGCACCACCAACATGCTGCGCATCGCCTCGGTCGGCCCGAACGGCGACGCGGAGATCATCTGA
- a CDS encoding DUF1036 domain-containing protein, whose translation MAGILPVLAVVVACLWTSPAAADFRLCNNTSSRVGIALGYKDAEGWTTEGWWNVSSRSCETLLRGNLVARYYYIYALDYDRGGEWSGQAFMCSRDKEFTIKGTENCLARGFDRTGFFEVDTGEQRAWTVQLTEANEQQPQKVPGMPGGVGPGSPGTMPGLPNPPPGAAPPGASGLPPAATPGNKP comes from the coding sequence ATGGCCGGCATCCTGCCGGTGCTGGCGGTTGTCGTGGCATGCCTGTGGACGAGCCCGGCGGCTGCCGATTTCCGGCTCTGCAACAACACATCGAGCCGGGTCGGCATCGCGCTGGGCTACAAGGACGCCGAGGGCTGGACCACCGAGGGCTGGTGGAACGTGTCGTCACGCAGCTGTGAGACATTGCTGCGCGGCAATCTCGTGGCGCGCTACTATTACATCTATGCGCTCGACTATGATCGCGGCGGTGAATGGTCCGGCCAGGCCTTCATGTGCTCGCGCGACAAGGAATTCACCATCAAGGGCACGGAGAATTGCCTCGCGCGCGGTTTCGACCGCACCGGCTTCTTCGAGGTCGACACCGGCGAGCAGCGTGCATGGACCGTCCAATTGACCGAAGCCAACGAACAACAGCCGCAGAAAGTGCCGGGAATGCCGGGCGGCGTCGGCCCGGGAAGCCCGGGAACGATGCCGGGCCTGCCAAACCCGCCGCCGGGCGCAGCGCCTCCGGGCGCGTCTGGTCTGCCACCAGCCGCAACGCCCGGGAACAAACCATGA